CCCGGCGGATTCCTAGCGTACGAGCCATCCGCGCCACCTGCCTCGCCTTGCGGTCGGTGAAGTTCCACCGGGGATGCTCGCCCGCCCTCTCCATACCGGTCTTCACCTCCACCGCGAACCGTCCCCTCCGGTCGGCTACCACCAGATCGACCTCTCCCCTGCCGATCCGGATGTTCCTGCCGAGCACCCGGACCCCGTTCCGTTCGAGGAACGACGCCGCCACCCGCTCTCCGAACGCGCCCAGGCGGCGCCCGTGAGTGCTGAAATCGCTGTCGCGCATATGAGTCGAGCCTCGGTCCGGCAGTACGGCCAACCTAAGGCCCGCCAGTGACAGGTAGTAGCCGCTAGTCAATATAACTAGCAACTAGCAACTAGCAACTAGCAACTAGCAACTAGCAACTAGCA
The bacterium DNA segment above includes these coding regions:
- a CDS encoding YraN family protein, translating into MRDSDFSTHGRRLGAFGERVAASFLERNGVRVLGRNIRIGRGEVDLVVADRRGRFAVEVKTGMERAGEHPRWNFTDRKARQVARMARTLGIRRVDLVTVVVGDDGVGVEWHPRVA